From Medicago truncatula cultivar Jemalong A17 chromosome 7, MtrunA17r5.0-ANR, whole genome shotgun sequence, a single genomic window includes:
- the LOC25497651 gene encoding uncharacterized protein gives MRSSSDSNMRGSKKKVSSKKLGGYLKEQKGRLYIIRRCVVMLLCWHD, from the coding sequence ATGAGGAGTAGTAGTGATTCAAATATGAGAGGTTCAAAGAAGAAGGTGTCATCCAAAAAGCTAGGAGGCTATCTCAAAGAGCAAAAGGGAAGATTATACATAATTAGAAGATGTGTTGTTATGCTTCTTTGTTGGCATGACTAA